The following proteins come from a genomic window of Hydractinia symbiolongicarpus strain clone_291-10 chromosome 2, HSymV2.1, whole genome shotgun sequence:
- the LOC130629729 gene encoding uncharacterized protein LOC130629729, translating into MGNGPTKEEKLIEQVAIKETLLECPILVDLDHGTVRHRHEERVTSDNNEEEEDKVKIGYFYHPRLNDFSEDALMTQSENNRLKYVFKGPLKDTGKKLYYIYGTKVSDKDEGIHHDQYKPQGKGYNWPQSYRKANNLYYDVIFPQKDDNGETTDVQPEELDDTSSVSSGITADMLTQKDEIGLKLRHSETVGDVVERISLQLLIPSSNIHLMVNKKELKNNEVLADFIPDSMKRTTLFSVTLRLT; encoded by the exons ATGGGTAATGGTCCAACAAAAGAAGAGAAATTAATAGAGCAAGTTGCAATCAAG GAGACTCTCCTTGAATGTCCTATACTTGTTGACTTGGATCATGGAACAGTTAGACATAGACACGAAGAAAGAGTTACATCGGACAacaatgaagaagaagaagataaaGTGAAAATTGGTTACTTCTATCATCCACGTTTAAATGATTTCAGTGAAG ATGCTCTGATGACTCAGTCTGAAAACAACCGTCTGAAATATGTATTTAAAGGACCACTTAAGGATACTGGTAAAAAACTATACTACATCTATGGAACCAAAGTATCTGATAAAGACGAAGGTATACACCATGACCAGTACAAACCACAAGGGAAAGGTTACAACTGGCCACAGTCGTATCGCAAGGCGAACAATCTTTATTACGATGTTATATTTCCGCAGAAAG ATGACAACGGAGAAACCACTGATGTGCAACCAGAAGAATTAGATGATACAAGCAGTGTGTCATCTGGAATTACTGCTGACATGTTGACACAAAAAGACGAGATAGG TCTTAAGTTGCGCCACAGCGAAACAGTTGGTGACGTGGTTGAACGAATTTCGTTGCAGTTGTTGATTCCTTCATCAAACATTCATCTTATGGTGAACAAGAAGGAGCTGAA aaaCAATGAAGTATTGGCTGATTTCATACCCGACAGCATGAAAAGGACGACTTTATTTAGCGTGACGTTAAGGCTAACATAA